A genomic window from Gossypium hirsutum isolate 1008001.06 chromosome D10, Gossypium_hirsutum_v2.1, whole genome shotgun sequence includes:
- the LOC121222477 gene encoding aquaporin SIP1-1: MGIITIAIGDALLTSMWVFSMPLLKIFTFKIVGFLGAQTLPLATLMVSTLLVSILVMIFSFIGNVFGGASFNPAASMTFHVAGLKKNDSILSMAVRFPAQAAGGVAGVKAALGLIPAEYSNTLTGPSLKVDLHTGAVAEGLFTFGRSLALLLIMFKGPKNGWVKQWLVSLATAILVLTGSRFTGAPMNPASAFGWAYVNNRHNSWELYYVYWIGALFGATLGAWVFRFMVSLPLPPPTKQKKA; the protein is encoded by the coding sequence ATGGGAATCATTACGATAGCCATTGGAGACGCCTTGTTAACCTCGATGTGGGTATTTTCCATGCCGCTCTTAAAGATTTTCACCTTCAAAATCGTCGGTTTCCTCGGCGCCCAAACGTTGCCTTTGGCGACTCTCATGGTCTCGACGCTCCTAGTCAGTATTTTAGTCATGATTTTCAGCTTTATCGGCAACGTTTTCGGCGGCGCAAGCTTCAATCCCGCCGCTTCCATGACTTTCCACGTTGCGGGTCTCAAGAAAAACGACTCCATCCTCTCCATGGCCGTCAGATTCCCAGCTCAAGCCGCCGGTGGAGTCGCAGGCGTCAAGGCAGCTCTGGGTTTGATTCCTGCGGAATACAGCAACACCCTGACTGGACCTTCCCTGAAAGTGGACTTACACACGGGAGCCGTCGCGGAAGGACTGTTCACATTCGGACGAAGCCTTGCACTGCTGCTGATAATGTTTAAGGGTCCAAAGAACGGGTGGGTTAAGCAATGGTTGGTGTCTTTAGCGACGGCGATTTTGGTTCTAACGGGCTCCAGATTCACGGGAGCTCCCATGAATCCTGCAAGTGCATTTGGATGGGCATATGTTAATAATCGACATAATTCATGGGAACTTTATTATGTTTATTGGATCGGTGCTTTGTTTGGGGCAACTTTGGGTGCTTGGGTTTTCAGATTCATGGTTTCTTTGCCACTTCCACCACCAACCAAGCAGAAAAAAGCTTGA